The following DNA comes from Papaver somniferum cultivar HN1 chromosome 4, ASM357369v1, whole genome shotgun sequence.
GtatgtacaaaaaaaaatgatgaaggtGAGCCATTAAGtacttttgttggcattttaatcATTTCATGATGTCAGTCCTTTACCCAATTTTGGCTACTCTGCGTTCTTTTGTTCAAATCAGAATGGAGAAAATTGAGTGAAGACCCTACCTGTAACTTAATTGCCTCAGCCGATATTAAGTAAATGTTACAAAGACTTGAACCGAGAAGGGTAATGAAACACTGCTTTTGTGGAGGAGATTGACTTGGTTAGATACCTAGAGAATATGTTTATGGTATCAAAAAGCTTATAGTGATGTTATTTTCTTATAAGGATGTTATTTCTGTTTGGGAGGATGAATCAATTTCcttaaatgccttaggaaatgaTTACTTTGCTGGTGGAACTGCAAAATCCTGGAAATATCAATGTTAAGTTTTAATTTGCTATTCACGCAAACAGATTTCGAAACACTGTACATCAAATACTAGCCATTATGAATACATACTAGAACTACAATAACTTCGGTCCTCATTACTTTATCTGAGTTTGTTTCTTTACCTTTCTATTTTGCAAGCAGCTGAAGATGTAAGTCACAGATTTGCATAAGGTATTACTTCCCAGAGTCTACACTAAAATATTGTAAATTTATCTACGTATACAGATCTTATTGCTGTGTTGAAATGCATTCTGATATTTACAGTGGTTTTATTGGATTTGAGATTACTCAATCAAATTCACTGGGGGGTACTATTGGTTACCCAGCTATAGTATATGTTCTGAACTCAGCTTTTGCCATCTTAGCTCAGTAGGTAGAACGTACGGCTTTTTGCCATAAGGTCCGATTCCCACAGATAGAATACAAGTTGAGAAGGTTGTGTCCATTTCTTAGACCATACTTCTTACCACCGAGTAACAACTAACAATATACTCTTACTTATTTTAGGTGAATTGAGAATCAAATTACATGAAGAAAAAAAGTGTTTAATAACATACACACATCTGCTCATGCCATGCGACGTGTCTTTACAGGTTTTGGAACGGAATGGCAGGAACATCGTTCGTGCGTCTTTGCTAGTAGAGAATTAAAAGAACCCTAATACTCAAAAACCTAAGCTAAAACCCTCAAACGCCAGGGAAATTATCGCATCATGGAAACATCGAAAGCAGCAGAGGAGGCTTTAATTCTACTCAGAAGTAGGATTTGTAACCCTAATTTCGTTTTCTCTGCTTTATCTGATAAACCAGACAGTAACTACAGGTTTGATTTAttcatttaattttctttttttctgaatcAACTTAatgaagttttgatttttttgtaaGGGGAAAAACtaattgattttgatttgatttcagTAAATTAAAGTTCCTACTCTCCAGCTCAGTTACTGAATCCTGCAATAACTCCGTCTTGCTTCTTGGTCCTCGTGGGTGTGGAAAAATCCCTGTAAATTGTTTTTCCTTAAATCACTACTAGGGATGGTTTTTCCAAAAGTAGGTTCCCAATTTTATGCAGTGTCATTTTCTATTCAAATTCCCTTTTTAATCTGTTACATCTTTTTGATGAATTTTTCAGGTGTTAGAGCTTGTTTTACAAGATTTGCAGTCTGAGCATCCTGAAACAATTTCAGTGGTATTGATATGTAAATTCATTTAAGGTTTAAAATTAGGATGGCCAAATGAGGGAAAAATGATTCctattatgttttgtgtgatggtCTAAAAGGAAGAAGCTGATTTGAGATGTATGTGTGTTTGATTTCAGGTCAGACTGAGTGGGATATTGCACAGTGATGATAATTATGCACTCAAGGTCACGCACTCATGTTTATAATCTCTATTGCTCTCTTCTGAATAATCTTTCTGACTGACTATTTGGTATCTAGTATACTACTTTCTGTTTGTTTATTGCATCGTTTTCTTCTCGTTTGCCATTATACAACATATATGCTGTTTTGTCGTATGAGGCGCGTAAAGACTAAATATATGCTCTTTAAAAGTTCCATGTTGAAAGTTTGTGACTTCTAATAAGTATTCTTGTATGAAGTTTTGGCATTTCTTAGATCTATCCAGCCCTAAAAAATGCTAGAGTGATTGTCCAGTTTCAGGGGGAAACAGTAAGTGGAGTCATTTATTTTAAGTTTCTGACACACTTATTAATCTACAGGAGATTGCTAGACAACTTTGTTTGGAACATGACTTGGAGTTTTCGAAAATGGTATGGACAAAAGCTTCATTTTGGTCGTGATGATGCACTTAGATCTACGTATACTGGActttttaatttcttgttttaatTATCTCGGATCTGTATGTTCCACTAGGCCTCGTCTGATGATAACTCTCAGTTCATGATAGCCATGCTGCAGTAAGTGAATCCTTTTTTTCTCTTCATAGATAACCATAGCATATCTTTcactttatccttttcaaaattTTGCTTGTTCATTTTCTGTGCATTACTAAGTGAAGCTTTCCTTTATTCATCAGAAAGTGTGGACGAGATCATAGAACACTCATCTTTGTACTTGATGAGTTTGATCTCTTTACTCAGGTAACCTAATGGACTCTCATAGTAGCAATGGTACCCAATGACGAATCAGTGAATCACCATAGTCTTGATTCTAGATTCATGAACTGAAATCATATTTAATAACATAGAGGTTGTCTTTACTATGACTCTTCGCAGGGAAAGCAAAGGCTACTCTATTGCTTGCTAGATGCAATGCAGTCTGTAGTGTCACAAGCTGTAGTTGTCGGTTCCAGTTGCCGCTTGGTACGCAGAAACCCTCTTCATCTTATATCACTTACTTTATATGTTGATGGAACAACCTGAAATCACCTTACTGCAGATACGTATCCTGGCTTAAATTTATATTGTTTGGGCACTCAGCAGTTTCCATAGAAAGCCTCTTACTAGTACTGGAGCTATCTTAATCAATTTGTTCAAGCTACCACTGAGGAAGTTTGATGCTTGTGGTGCAGGATGCAGATCAACTCCTAGAAAAGAGAGTAAGATCGCGTTTTTCCCACAGGAAACTATTGTTTCTTCCTCCCTCTAAAGAAGATCTACAGATGTGAGGATTTCTGAACTCTCCTTGAGATATGACATTATTGCTTCAGACTACTGCTTCTAATGTTATGTTTTGCTATCTTGGTATGTAGATTGTTGGAGCACATTCTGTCTTTGCCAGCAGATTCAAGTTTTCCTCATGATTATGTAGTTGAGTTTAATGAGAAAATTCATGTATCCTTCATGTGATTTTTCCATTCTTGTGATTGTGTTTAAAAGTAATTCGAGCTCATTCAAGTCTGGAGAAACTAACATCCAGTCAGAGTTGTATCCAGGGACGTAATTTCCTCGGACAGGATAGAGTTGCTGACTAGATTTATTCTGTTGAATTCCTTAATTGAGGTCTCAAATTCTACAGTGCATATTAGGAGACCAGAGGTTTAAAGCAATTCTTACGAAACTATCTGATGCTGATTCCAGTGTAAACAACTTGTTGAGCTTTCTGTGAGTATGCGAGGTTATGAATGTTCAACTATTTCATTGCACGtttatatctaatatgtagttttTAGTTTTCACTCCTGCATATTTTTTCCATGCAGATTTCGATCTATTTGCAATATGGATTTAAAAGAATCAAGGTTTCTTTCAATAAAAAACTTTGAAACTGCGAGTAAGAGCATCCATCAGCAACCCAAGCTTGAAAGCCTACAAGGTTCATGAGCTTCAGTGGTTTTTTCTGATACATATTCTGCTTATACAATTCTCTTTCctttcctttgtttttttttttccttcgtatATAAAAGCATGCGTGGTATCTTTATTCTTTTCGGATCTATACTTGAGCAGATTGTTCTATTTTAGAGCACTATATGCTGGTATGCATGAAGAGACTGGAAACTAAAGAGCAGAACTCCTACAACTTCAATTCTGTTATGAAAGGTGAATTGCAGTTGTAAAAGTTGCACTCTTTTTCAATGAATATGTTAATCATGGTATTCATCATTTTGATATTGTCTTCATCTGATTTATTGCAGAGTACAAAGACATTCATGATGCTTTCCCGATTTATGTTACTTATTATGAAAGAGATAGATGCTTAATGGTGTGTGAAGTGTTTTGGAAaaatcaatgttaacttggttCTCCATAATAGGTAGTAAAATCTTCTTCCAATAAATTCTTCAACATATCTCTTGGTTGTCTCTTCGCAGGCCTTTGAACACCTTGAACAGCGTGGGTTAATCTCCTTTGAAGATGTCAAGGGGCAGAATCCGTCTGTTCAATTTCGCTCAGTTAAGCTACTAGTCTCATCCCATCAGCTTCAGGAGAGCTTGAAAGCAAACAGTTCCAGTATTCCCGTAAGTTTTATACTCTTATCTGATTTTTGTGATTGCAATCTCAGGAATAATTAGGACATGAATGCTAAGGATTTAATTTATCAATATTGCTAATGCTTAGGGTTTTACTTGTTCATGTTTAGGGGAAGATTCGGACACTACTAATGTCGTAAGAGGAAAAACTAGAAAGGGGGGTTGTCAACGATGCTGGATGCATTCGCATTAATAATGCTGGATGTTATAACCCTGCTAGAGAAGCATTTGCCATTTTTTGTTGCTGGAATAGATAGCTTCAAGCATGTGGCGACTGTACCTGGGAGGCTGTGATCAGAGTTCTAAGCTCATCAAATTGCCATTAAACCGTTCCACAATATACTAACTTTAATTATTCAGGTAGATCATTGTATCTTTTAATTGATCAGGATGCTGATTTAAGCGTGTCCCCGTATCAACAAAAAATTgactatgcttcaaaaaaaaaaaaaaactatgttttGGAAAAatcattttgtttcttctttgataGTTGACGTTTTCTGTGTTAGTTGTTTACACATACATTTACGGATTTGGTGAGCTAGGGTATCAACAAGTCAGTTTGGCCGAGTGGTCTAAGGCGCCAGACTCAAGTTCTGGTCTTCGAGAGAGGGCGTGGGTTCAAATCCCACAGCTGAcaaaatatatattatttttcatggttcAGTTGGTCATCTTTAGAATTAGAAGAAGCGCAAGTATAAAAACGACCCCTTCAATTTTCTTTGGCCATATATTCCTGGCTCCCTCACATGGTTTACTCAGGCCATCATGAAAACATGAGTAATTTCAATGGAAGATACCAGAACCTGAAAACAGAGTTGGTCACTTTTAGAAGAAACAAACGTACTCACCCATAAGTTTTGTTTGGTCGCGTTaagaagtaaaaaaaatcttttttttgaaagcaaaataaaataaaaaaatagaacaaATATGACAAACAGTTCTTCCAAGAAAAAAATGAATAACAATTTTCATGACGCTTGACCCATATTACTTCCATCAATTCATTATCACAAACAATGCGCCAATTAAGCAGTTCAATTGCTGATAAAGACATCGAAAAGAACACAAATATGATTAGCAAGTCCATTTCAACCAcctaattaaacttgttattggCGTATATTACCAAAATAGCTAGTCTCTTAATTATTTACGACTTGGACACCTTTATTTATGCACTCCTGGCTATAAACTACGTTCGCAGCTTTATATTTGATAAACAGATTGTTCCAATCTTTAGCTAGCTACAAAATCGCACTCAGGCTTCTCTATAGCAGCTACATACGCGTCCTTGGAATGAAATACAAGGCAGTATTTGCTAACAGCTTTAGCAGGCACGGAcagaaaaagttcggttacggAGCATTCGCTGGGTGTTTGATCATTATACTTACTTCTTTTGCTGTTTATAAACCATCCTTCTCTTATCTTCCTGTTGGTAAGTGCAGTGCTTATACAAAATCTTAAGCAACGCCTGTgttagtattttcttttgatcttgGTTGTTCAATGTATATGCAGCCAACTTAAGATTTTCTATTGATGCTGGTTTAAGACTTCTGACAATCGAAGAAGCACCTCATTtaagtaagtttttttttttcataaagcTTTCAAGAAAAGCTTTCCATAATAATGATCAGTAATGTCGCACATAAATTCTGACTTTAGCAattgtttgtcaagttgcaaatgaGGAAACGAATCCGGAGATCAGAATCCCGTTTAATAGCGAGAGCACAGAGTTAAAGGTTCCAGATACAAACATAATCCAGCAGAAAATAAGAACGTTGCCTGATAACGCACCGAAGCAAGACATAAAAGCTGCAGATAACAAATTGCAGCAGGAAATCAAAGTTTCAATTAATAGTACTGAAATGAAACTAGAAGCCAAAttttcaaatactgaaatgaagcCACCTGTGTGTGATGTTTCTGACAGGATGACAGATTTTTGTGATATCATTGGAGATGTTAGGGTTCATGGGAAATCATCTACTGTCCTATTCAGTACTTCATCTCAAAATGACATTTACACGGGGAAAAAATCATGGGAAGTTAAACCTTACCCTCGAAAAGCAGATCCAGAAGCTATGCGTAGCGTTAGCCAATTTTCAGTAAAACCATTTATCAACAATAATGGGAAAGAAGTGCCTCAATGCAATTTTAGTCATGATGCTCCTGCGATAATATTTTCGACTGCAGGGTACAGTTGGAACCATTTCCACGCCTACACGGATGTACTGATTCCATTTTTTCTCACTTCTCATAAATTCAACCAAGAAGTTCAGTTTCTTATCACCAGTTCAAACCAGTATTGGATTCACAAATATGAAGAGATTTTTAAACACCTATCTAGATACCCAATGATTGATATCGACAACGAAGACAATGTCCATTGCTACAAAAGAGTAATCGTCGGTCTAAAAGTACATAAGGAgtttgatattgatcctatgaAATCTCCTAAAGGCTATTCAATGACAGATTTCACCAAATTCTTAAGGAGTGCATATGCAATAAATACGAAATCATCAGCAATAAAGATCAAGCGGAATCGCAAAAGCAAGAACCAACAGCTGCAGCCAAAGCTTCTGCTTGTTTCACGTAAGAGAAGTCAGAAAATTTACAAATGAAGATGAAATAGTAAATATGGCTAGAAGCTTGGGGTATGAAGTAATTGTCGCCGAACCCCGAACTGGTATGAATTACTCGAGATTTGCTGAAGTCGTGAGTACATGTGATGTGATGCTGGGAGTTCATGGAGCTGGTTTAACTAATATTGTATTTCTTCCTGTAAATGCAATACTCATCCAGATTGTACCATTGGGAGGACTGGAATGGGCTTGCAGGACCGATTTCGGAGAACCAGCTAAAGATATGAAGTTGAGGTACTTGGAGTATAAGATAAGTGAAAAAGAGAGTTCTTTGATTCAACAATACTATTAGGAGAGTTATATTTATGGGCTCGAGACTCTTGgattgagacccatcttcacagtctcagtttgagacccatcttcacagtctcaGTCCACAGTTATCAccactgttatggacagtccaatgattccactgtgatggacagtccaatgattcaactgttacggacagtccattgtaaggtcgaactctagggttgtatatcttgtataagagGCAGATTGAATGAAGGAATAAAACACGAAACTATTTTGATATATGTGTTTTACAAAATCTCacatggcatcaagagccagAGTTGATTAACACGAATAAACCCTAGAACAGTAAACATGGCGGATGATACAGAATCATCTAAAAGAGGAAAAGAGGTAGAAAAcaacatgcaaaagaagaaaccaGAATATCATCTGGGATCAAGTGATGGACCAGGGATTATCATCACACCTATTGTATTAAAGGGAGCAAACTATGATGAATTGGCTAGAGCAGtgagaagatcattgatagccaaacgaaaatttggttttgttgatggaaccgTCAAAGAACCAACAGAACCTGAGGAGTTAGAGGAGTGGATTGCAGTGCATTCGAtgctggtctcttggatcagcaataCATTGGAGACAAATATTAGATCAACGTTGGGGGATTATGATGATGCGAGCATGTTATGGACGCACTTGaagaggagattttgtgttgtaagtggaactCGGATCTGCCAGTTGAAAGCTGCCTTAAGTGAATGCAAACAGAAGAAAACTGAGGAGGTTGCAGTGTACTATGGGAGATtgaacaagatatgggatgagatggtgacgtaCATGAAGATACCAAAATGTAGCTGTGGCCAGTGCACGTGTAACattgcaacacaggttagtacgttgagagaagaagatttcttacactattttttgattggtttggatACCATGTATAGCTCCCTGCGTGAACAATTACTGGCAAGAGAACCACTGCCATCTATAGATGTGTCTTATCAAGCTGTGGTTAATTCGGAACGTCTAAAATTGGGGGAAGGAGTTGTGTCGTCTCAGACACAGGAAAATATTATGGCGTTCAAGGTTCAGTCAGATCAGCGTCCATACAATAATATGTATGATCCTAACAAATTTTGCAAGCATTGTAGCCGAGAAGGGCACTCACAGGAAGGGTGTTTTCAGCTGATTGGATACCCGGAATGGTGGGGTGACAGACAAAGaggtggaagaggatatggtcgaGGAGGCCGAACTGGTGGTAgagctggtggtagaggacgtgctggtgccggttttgtgaacagcagaggaggtagaggacaagacAATATACGTGCGCATAATTTGAACATCTCGGGAGCAACATCATCATCTCATCCTTCCACTGGATCTTCAGGAGATGCATCAGGACTGACAGGCGTGACTGCAAGTCAAGTTCAGCAGGTTCTTGAATAtttaaattcaagaaaaatcagTTCCCAACTCCAAGGTAAGACAAATCAAACATCCTGGATTATAGACacaggagctacaaatcatgtcacgtgtaaaagagatgatatgataaatGTGAAAGATATTAGAGCATGTTCAGTGGGACTGCCGGACGGAAAATATGCTCactct
Coding sequences within:
- the LOC113275437 gene encoding origin of replication complex subunit 4-like isoform X1, whose translation is METSKAAEEALILLRSRICNPNFVFSALSDKPDSNYSKLKFLLSSSVTESCNNSVLLLGPRGCGKIPVLELVLQDLQSEHPETISVVRLSGILHSDDNYALKEIARQLCLEHDLEFSKMASSDDNSQFMIAMLQKCGRDHRTLIFVLDEFDLFTQGKQRLLYCLLDAMQSVVSQAVVVGSSCRLDADQLLEKRVRSRFSHRKLLFLPPSKEDLQILLEHILSLPADSSFPHDYVVEFNEKIHCILGDQRFKAILTKLSDADSSVNNLLSFLFRSICNMDLKESRFLSIKNFETASKSIHQQPKLESLQDCSILEHYMLVCMKRLETKEQNSYNFNSVMKEYKDIHDAFPIYVTYYERDRCLMAFEHLEQRGLISFEDVKGQNPSVQFRSVKLLVSSHQLQESLKANSSSIPGKIRTLLMS
- the LOC113275437 gene encoding origin of replication complex subunit 4-like isoform X2; the protein is MVFPKVLELVLQDLQSEHPETISVVRLSGILHSDDNYALKEIARQLCLEHDLEFSKMASSDDNSQFMIAMLQKCGRDHRTLIFVLDEFDLFTQGKQRLLYCLLDAMQSVVSQAVVVGSSCRLDADQLLEKRVRSRFSHRKLLFLPPSKEDLQILLEHILSLPADSSFPHDYVVEFNEKIHCILGDQRFKAILTKLSDADSSVNNLLSFLFRSICNMDLKESRFLSIKNFETASKSIHQQPKLESLQDCSILEHYMLVCMKRLETKEQNSYNFNSVMKEYKDIHDAFPIYVTYYERDRCLMAFEHLEQRGLISFEDVKGQNPSVQFRSVKLLVSSHQLQESLKANSSSIPGKIRTLLMS